In the genome of Polyangia bacterium, the window TCTCGGTGCAGTTCAAGGCAGTGGCGTCGCTGGGTGACGGCTGCCCGACGCTGGATCTGCCATACGCCACGCCGCTCAACCTGATCACCGACAAGCTCACCGGCCTGCCGATTGATCAGCGCGGTCGGATCATCGACGCTGCCACCAATCCTCGCGGGTTGCCGCAGTTCGAAGATCGCAACGGCAACGGCGATCTTTTCGATGATTCGTTTCTGCGCGACACGCGCCTGAAACCGCTGCCGAACGCCCAGGCCGTCGCCAAGATCGATCGCTACGCGGTGGTCGTTCCGCCCGAGACCGTCGGCCCCATCGCCATCACCACCGCCGTCTACTACCAGTCGGTCGAGGCCGTCGTCGCCACCAAGTTTCTGGGCAATATCGCCGACAGCAACGGCGACATGGTGCTGCAACCGTGCGTGCTGGGCGGCCTGTGCGACGGCCGCACGCCGCGCACCGAGCCGGCGGTGGTGGAAGGCGCGCCGCCCGTGCCGATGGCCGTGCACAGCTGGACGGTGGCGGTGAGTGGCGTCGCCCGCGACCGCGCCGCGCCGACGATGACGACCTATCCGACCGCGGGTGCCGCTGCAGCCTACGAAGACGTGGTGGCCAAGGTCTCCTTCGATGAACCGGTCCGCGGCGTCAGCGGCGGCACCTTCACGCTGACCGACGCCAACGGCGCATTGGTGCCGGCGTGGGTCGATCAGATCGGCGCCGGGACCTACGGCCTGTTCCCCAACGCCATTCGTTTGAAGAAAGGCGCGCGCTACACCGCCCGGTTGGCGCCGGGGATCTGCGACTTCGCCGACAACTGCACCACCCTAGCGCGCACCTGGTCTTTCGTGGTGGCCGCCGACCCCGAACGCGCCAGCGGCAACACCAGCGTGCCGGTCGGGTTTCGCGCGGCCAGCGCCAGCGCGGATTAGACGCGGCTATTCGCGCCGCTGCGGATCGCCCGTGGCGGGCAGACACAGGTGGCGCTCGTCGGCGCCTTCCCGGCGCATGTGCCCGTGCCAACGCATGTACGCCGGCGCCGCCACCGCCGCCAGCGCGGTCAGCAAGGTGAATCCGATCAGCAGCGCCGCTTGCCTCTGCAGGACCTCGAACGTGCCGGTGGACGCCGCCGCCGCCGCCGCCACCGCCAGTGAAAGCACCAGCGCGCTCCAATAGTCGATCGGGAAGCGGCCTATCCACGTCCGTCCGTGCCACCACACCTCCCCCTTGCGAAAACGGGCCCAGCCGTAGCGTGGGTTCAGCAGGAACCAAAGAAAATCCCAGGTCACCACCCATGCCATGTACGCCGACAGCGTGGTTGCCTCCGCCCCCCAACTCCACGGCACCCCGCCGACGAACCCGATGTGAAAGCTCCATGCCGGCAGCACGAACATCACCGCGTGGTAACCGGTCAGCGGTTTGCCGCGCATGAGCAGGCCATAAAAACGCGCCGGCGGGGTGGTGACCCGAAACCAGGTCGGCAAGCGCTCGGCCCAGCCGTGCGGTCCTTCGATCTCGATCTCCACCGCCGCGAACATCAGGGCGTAGGCGAAAAGAAAAAGCACGCGAATGACAAGGTCGACGGTCGACGGCGTGGCCAGCATGGCACCAAGCATGGCCCGTCGGGCCGGGCGACGGTAGGCAGCCTGGCACTGCACCGCTGGTTCCCCCACCCGCGCTGGTCGTGGTAAGCAGCGCTGGCCATGGTGTCGCCCTCGACCGTCAGCCTCAAGAAGAAAAGCCTCATGCCGTCCAGCGCCCTGCGCAGCAAGCTGCGCGGCGCCGGGCACGCTTTATCCGCGATCGTTCAGATCGGCAAGGACGGAACCACCGCCGCCGTATTGAAACAATTGGGCCAGGCATTGCGCGATCACGAACTGGTCAAAGTGAAGATCGGCAGCGAATGCCCGGAGAGTCGATTCGAAGTCGCCGAACAGATCGCGATTCAATCGGGAGCGGACCTGGCCCAGATCCTCGGTCGAACGGTGCTGGTTTACAAACGCGACCCGGAAAAGTCGCGCTTCGAACTGCGCGCCGTCCCGCGCGCGGAGGCGTCCCGAGAAAAATCGAAACACCCGAAGGGGAAATCGGTCTAGTCAATCGCCAGTGGTGAGTCGCAAGATTTATCGACTTGGACCAAGAAAAATCGCGCGATTTCCTCATCGCCAGAACCACGGCGACATGCCGGTTCTGGTCGCCGGGGCCGAGGCCCGCGCCCGCAGCACCCGCGGGCCCACCCCGCGCGACGAGAGCCAGAGACAGATCCAGATTGGCAGGCGTTGTCTGCGGCGGGCAAAGCCCCCCTTCGATCCACGGCAGATCACCAGGCGACGGATTTGGTTCCGAATGCCTCTCCCGTTGGGGAGAGGCCGCGGGTGAGGGTGGCGTTCGTCGCCTTGACTCGGTTCTTCGCGGGCCCGAATATCGACGCGACGAATGAAACACGTAGTGATCTTGCTGGGGCTGGCGCTGGCGGCTGTTGTTGGCGGCTGCGGGCCCAAAGAGAAATATTGTCCGCAAAATGGCGGGCCGTGTTTTCCGCCTGATCAGACGCCGCAGGACGGGGCGGTGGATGGCGACGGGGGCGACGGCGCGGTGGACGCCGCGACCACGCACTAGACTCGCCCGGGAGGCGCCGCGTTTCGCCGGCCGTCGGTGCGGTGTAAAATAACCGCGGATGAAGCGCTTCAAAGCCGCGGTGATCGGGGGCAGCGGGTACGGAGGTGCCGAGATGATCCGCCGGTTGCTGATTCACCCCGACGTCGAACTGGTGCGCGTGGCCAGCGTCGATTTTGTCGGCCAGCCGCTGGGCGCGGCGCACCTGTCTCTGACCGGCCGCACGAGTCTGCGCTTTGAAGACCTGCCGCCCGGCGAAGCCGCGAAAGGATGCGACGTCGCGCTGATGGGCCTGCCACACAAGATCAGCGCGCAGAAGGCTCCGGAGATCTTGGCCACCGGCGCCATGATCGTCGACATGTCGGGCGACTTTCGCCTCACCGACGCCGCCGCCTATCGACAATTTTATGGCGCCGTCCATCCCCACCCCGAACTGCTGGGCACGTTCGTCTACGGTTTGCCGGAGCTCAATCGGGCGACGATCAAGAACGCGCGCGCCGTGGCCTCGCCGGGTTGTTTCGCCACCACCATCATCCTGGCGCTGTTGCCGCTGGCCCGGGCCGGCAAGCTGCGCGGCCCGGTGCACGTCCTCGGTATCACCGGCTCTTCGGGCAGCGGCGCGGTGCCGTCGCTGGGCACCCACCATCCGCTGCGCGCGCTGAATCTGAAGACATACAAGGCGCTGGAACACCAGCACACACCCGAGATCATGCAGGCGCTGACCCAGGCCGGCGGCGGCGACTTTGATTTGCGCTTCGTTCCGG includes:
- a CDS encoding YhbY family RNA-binding protein, whose protein sequence is MVSPSTVSLKKKSLMPSSALRSKLRGAGHALSAIVQIGKDGTTAAVLKQLGQALRDHELVKVKIGSECPESRFEVAEQIAIQSGADLAQILGRTVLVYKRDPEKSRFELRAVPRAEASREKSKHPKGKSV
- the argC gene encoding N-acetyl-gamma-glutamyl-phosphate reductase; translated protein: MKRFKAAVIGGSGYGGAEMIRRLLIHPDVELVRVASVDFVGQPLGAAHLSLTGRTSLRFEDLPPGEAAKGCDVALMGLPHKISAQKAPEILATGAMIVDMSGDFRLTDAAAYRQFYGAVHPHPELLGTFVYGLPELNRATIKNARAVASPGCFATTIILALLPLARAGKLRGPVHVLGITGSSGSGAVPSLGTHHPLRALNLKTYKALEHQHTPEIMQALTQAGGGDFDLRFVPVSAPLSRGILATSFVEVPASETIDSLAALFAAAYDGEPFVRFVRDRLPEVIAVSGSNFAEVGFTMGPPTGGTRTLAIVSATDNLIKGGAGQAIQNMNLMLGLPETTSLEDPGPWP